The Mauremys reevesii isolate NIE-2019 linkage group 1, ASM1616193v1, whole genome shotgun sequence genome has a segment encoding these proteins:
- the MSL3 gene encoding male-specific lethal 3 homolog isoform X3: MRRKGRKKRHCRLPGVDSVLKSLPAEENDESSENSISSSSDDSDEGTDEEIKSEESDIEERTDMKEEQEIHSKRDMEERAISIEIPEVLKKKLEEDCYYINRRKRLVKLPCQRNIITILESYVKNFAINAAFSANERSRHHQMTSHVNMNLHYVPPEKNVELCKEMVDGLRITFDFILPLILLYPYEQAQFKKVTSSKFFLPIKENAANTNRNQEELSPSPPLLNPPTPQSTDSQPTTGEPATPKRRKAEPEILQSLRRSTRHTSNCDRLSESSASPQPKRRHLDTPASMPKLFLHLEKKTPVHSGSSSPITLTPSKEGSAVFAGFEGRRNNEFNEVLSWKLMPENYPQSDQPPPPSYIYGSQHLLRMFVKLPEILGKMCFPDKNLKALVKHFELFLRFLAEYHDDFFPESAYVAACEAYYSTKNPRAIY; this comes from the exons AT GAgaagaaaaggaaggaagaagagaCATTGTCGGCTGCCTGGTGTTGACTCTGTGTTAAAAAGCCTTCCTGCTGAGGAAAACGATGAGAGCAGTGAAAATT CTATAAGTAGTTCTTCTGATGACAGTGATGAAGGAACCGATGAAGAAATAAAAAGTGAAGAAAGTGACATTGAAGAGAGGACAGACATG AAAGAAGAACAAGAGATTCACAGTAAAAGGGATATGGAAGAAAGAGCAATAAGTATAGAAATTCCTGAAGTTCTGAAAAAAAAGCTTGAAGAAGACTGTTATTATATTAACAGGAGAAAACGG CTAGTGAAACTGCCTTGTCAGAGAAATATAATAACTATCTTGGAGTCATATGTGAAGAATTTTGCCATTAATGCAGCGTTTTCAGCTAATGAAAGATCTCGCCACCATCAAATGACTTCACATGTCAACATGAACCTTCATTATGTCCCACCAGAAAAGAA TGTTGAGTTATGTAAAGAAATGGTGGATGGACTGAGGATAACCTTTGACTTCATTCTTCCATTGATCTTGCTCTATCCCTATGAGCAAGCACAGTTTAAGAAGGTGACTTCATCCAAATTCTTTCTTCCAATCAAAGAAAATGCAGCAAACACTAACAG AAATCAGGAGGAGCTATCCCCGAGTCCACCTCTGCTGAATCCACCAACTCCTCAATCCACAGACAGTCAGCCTACAACAGGAGAGCCAGCAACACCCAAGAGGCGAAAAGCTGAGCCTGAAATACTACAGTCTCTGAGGCGTTCTACACGTCATACATCGAACTGCGACAGGTTGTCAGAAAGTAGTGCATCTCCACAACCTAAACGACGGCATCTCGATACGCCCGCTTCAATGCCAAAACTGTTTTTGCATCTGGAAAAAA AAACGCCGGTCCATAGTGGGTCGTCATCACCTATCACTCTGACTCCTAGCAAAGAAGGGAGTGCAGTATTTGCTGGCTTTGAAGGTAGAAGAAATAACGAATTCAATGAG GTGTTGTCTTGGAAACTGATGCCGGAGAACTATCCCCAAAGCGATCAGCCACCTCCTCCTTCTTACATCTATGGATCTCAGCATTTGCTACGGATGTTTG TTAAACTTCCAGAGATACTGGGGAAGATGTGCTTTCCTGACAAAAATCTAAAAGCTTTGGTAAAGCATTTTGAACTGTTCTTGAG